GTAGCCCAAATAATTTGTTTAGCTAAAATTTTTGCATCTGTAACATCTGATGAACCTTCCCATTGTGCCTTAGATCCTGGGAAAATGAAAGGTAAGTTATGTTCTTTGCAGATTGAAGCGTAAACCGCTGAGGTTGTTCCCATGTTCATTAAATTGCCAACGGCATTACCAATTACGGTGTGTGGTCGGTGAACGTTCCAGGTAAAACCATCTTTTTCAGCAGCAGCAAATAATTCATCTTCTTGCGCGTAATAAAAGTTAGGGAAACTTAATCGCGGCTGATCTTCGCGTAATGGTGTTTCTGGTAACTTACCTTCAGAAACATAACTTTCAAACGGGCCTAAGTAATGTTTTAACCCCGTAACCAATGTCACGTGTTTAACTGATCTTTTCTTTCTAACAGTATCTAATAAGTTAGCAACTAGCGAACTGTTTAATAAAATATTTTCCTCTTCAGAGCTGCCTTTCATCCATGTGGTAAAAAAAACATGCGTCGGATGAATGTGTTCCAAAGCTTTTTCTAAAGTAGCTTTATCTAATAAATTAGCTTTTACTGGTTTTACTCCAAAAATGTCTTTCTTAGCGCTTCTAGACAATCCAAAAACTTCCCATCTTTGGTTTATTTATTCTGTACATAAGTTGTTTCCGGTCATACCACTCGATCCAACAACTAAAGCTATATTTTCCATAAATAATTATTTGTTGCAAATTTATTGTGCTAATTGTGGTGTAAAAATGATCCAGATCAATTTTAATCATTTATTTTTTTCTTTATTCTACTAATGGTCTCAGGGGTTATGCCTAGGTATGATGCTATTAAGTTCTGAGGTAAACGTTTAATTAAATTAGGGTAAGATTCTAAAAAATGAATGTATTTTTCTTCAGCAGTATGTGTATTAGCGCTAATTAGCCTTGTATCTTTAGTAGTTAAGCTATTTTGATAGAGAATACGAAAGTACTTTTCCATTGCTGGAATTGCTTCAAGCATCTTCTCATAATTCTCCCTAGTAAGCTGTAATAAAGTAGAATCCTCGATAGCATCAATGTTTAACTTAGCTTCACCTCCACAAATAAAGCTATTAAAGTTCGAAATCCACCAACCTTCCCAGGCAAACAAGCTAATATGTTCATTGCCTTTTTCATTCATTGTGTACGATCTTAATAAACCGGTTGCAACAAATGAAATTGAATCAGATATACCGCCTTCTTGTAATACGAGTTGCTTTTTTTTCAAACTTTTTAAATTGAAAAAAGTAACAAGTGTTTTTTCTTCATTTTCTGTTAAAACAATTTTTTTATGTATATGCGAAAGCAAAACATCATATGCTTGTTCTATTTTTTTTGATCATATAAAGATAAATATTACTTTCTATGATACTTTTATTTGTACGTTTTTCTCGTCTTTTTTTCATTTTGCTGATTATGTAACAATTGCTCTTATTTATTTCCTCCCGAATAACAAAAAAATCATTCGCTAACCCTTCACAAAATGAACGTTTTAAAAAATAGTTTTTAAAAAGATGCATTTTTATTTGTTTGCGATAAAAAAAAGGTACTATCTTTGCCATCGCAAACAAGGATATATGCCTTGTTTTTTTATCTCAAGTTCATAAACCTATTGTAATCTTCAAAACGCTTTTAAAATCGGCTAAAACCGGTTAAAAAAGAAAAAAAATATTTTTCTAAAAAAGTTTTGTAAGATTAAAAATAAGTTTTACTTTTGCACTCGCAACTGTGAAAAACACGGGATGCGTTAAAAAAGAAGTAACGATTACGTTCATTGATATATTGAATTGACAGCAAAAAAGTAAGAGAGTAATCTCGTATTAAAGAAAAAAAGACCTAGCAATCGTACAATAATAAAAATATACGATGAAGAGTTTGATCCTGGCTCAGGATGAACGCTAGCGGCAGGCCTAACACATGCAAGTCGAGGGGTAGAAGCAGCTTGCTGCTTTGAGACCGGCGCACGGGTGCGTAACGCGTATGCAACCTACCTTATACTAAGGAATAGCCCAGAGAAATTTGGATTAACGCCTTATGGTGTTTTAGATTGGCATCAATTTACGACTAAAGATTACGGTATAAGATGGGCATGCGTCCCATTAGTTAGTTGGTAAGGTAACGGCTTACCAAGACGATGATGGGTAGGGGTCCTGAGAGGGAGATCCCCCACACTGGTACTGAGACACGGACCAGACTCCTACGGGAGGCAGCAGTGAGGAATATTGGTCAATGGAGGCAACTCTGAACCAGCCATGCCGCGTGCAGGAATAAGGTCCTATGGATTGTAAACTGCTTTTGTATAGGAAGAAACCATCCCTTGCGAGGGGTCTTGACGGTACTATACGAATAAGGATCGGCTAACTCCGTGCCAGCAGCCGCGGTAATACGGAGGATTCGAGCGTTATCCGGAATCATTGGGTTTAAAGGGTCCGTAGGCGGCCTAGTAAGTCAGTGGTGAAAGTTTGCAGCTTAACTGTAAAATTGCCATTGAAACTGCTGGGCTTGAATTTTTGTGAAGTAACTAGAATATGTAGTGTAGCGGTGAAATGCATAGATATTACATGGAATACCAATTGCGAAGGCAGGTTACTAACAAAGTATTGACGCTGATGGACGAAAGCGTGGGTAGCGAACAGGATTAGATACCCTGGTAGTCCACGCCGTAAACGATGGATACTAGTTGTTCGGTTTTCGGACTGAGTGACTAAGCGAAAGTGATAAGTATCCCACCTGGGGAGTACGAACGCAAGTTTGAAACTCAAAGGAATTGACGGGGGCCCGCACAAGCGGTGGAGCATGTGGTTTAATTCGATGATACGCGAGGAACCTTACCAGGGCTTAAATGTAGATTGACGTATTTGGAAACAGATATTTCTTCGGACAATTTACAAGGTGCTGCATGGTTGTCGTCAGCTCGTGC
This genomic window from Flavobacterium agricola contains:
- a CDS encoding SDR family oxidoreductase — translated: MSRSAKKDIFGVKPVKANLLDKATLEKALEHIHPTHVFFTTWMKGSSEEENILLNSSLVANLLDTVRKKRSVKHVTLVTGLKHYLGPFESYVSEGKLPETPLREDQPRLSFPNFYYAQEDELFAAAEKDGFTWNVHRPHTVIGNAVGNLMNMGTTSAVYASICKEHNLPFIFPGSKAQWEGSSDVTDAKILAKQIIWATQTPLTNNKAFNILNGDVFRWSWLWKQIAEWFRIEYEGFQNQIRPLEKTLEGKEALWTEMAQKFNLVGADLNKVSSAWHTDLDLGRPIEVITDITNSRSLGFKEFYNTKKSFISLFEKLKLDKVIP
- a CDS encoding Crp/Fnr family transcriptional regulator, producing MLSHIHKKIVLTENEEKTLVTFFNLKSLKKKQLVLQEGGISDSISFVATGLLRSYTMNEKGNEHISLFAWEGWWISNFNSFICGGEAKLNIDAIEDSTLLQLTRENYEKMLEAIPAMEKYFRILYQNSLTTKDTRLISANTHTAEEKYIHFLESYPNLIKRLPQNLIASYLGITPETISRIKKKIND